One Pelodiscus sinensis isolate JC-2024 chromosome 24, ASM4963464v1, whole genome shotgun sequence DNA segment encodes these proteins:
- the MPZ gene encoding LOW QUALITY PROTEIN: myelin protein P0 (The sequence of the model RefSeq protein was modified relative to this genomic sequence to represent the inferred CDS: substituted 1 base at 1 genomic stop codon), translating into MWSQGASGSGSLLLVAALFSALVLSPTLAIHVYTHREVHGTVGSQVTLSCSFWSSEWISEEVSITWLFQPETGKDTTSIFHFVKGQPYVDEVGTFKNRMEWVGDPHRKDGSIVIHNLEHTDNGTFTCDVKNPPDIAGKSSQVTLYVFEKVPTQYGVVLGSIIGGVLGLVILVVVLAYLIRYCWLRRQATLQRQLSAMEKGKLQRSAKDSSKRGRQPPVLYAMLDHSRSTKSASEKKSKGLLGESRKDKKXRLAGREGTPKAGAESPRSSKVVMTIEMELRGDEAEAAGLKPAVKSPSKNSLKNALMNIIKMDSEK; encoded by the exons ATGTGGTCCCAGGGCGCTTCGGGGAGCGGGAGCCTCCTGCTGGTTGCTGCCCTGTTCTCTGCACTGG TGCTGTCTCCAACCCTGGCCATCCACGTTTACACACACCGGGAGGTCCATGGCACGGTGGGATCCCAGgtcaccctctcctgcagcttctGGTCCAGCGAGTGGATCTCCGAAGAAGTCTCCATCACGTGGCTGTTCCAGCCAGAAACCGGCAAGGACACCACCTCA ATATTCCACTTTGTGAAGGGGCAGCCCTACGTCGATGAAGTGGGCACCTTCAAGAATCGCATGGAGTGGGTGGGGGACCCCCACCGCAAGGACGGCTCCATCGTCATCCACAACCTGGAGCACACCGACAACGGCACCTTCACCTGCGACGTCAAGAACCCGCCCGACATTGCTGGCAAGTCGTCTCAGGTCACCCTCTACGTCTTCGAGAAAG TGCCCACCCAGTACGGTGTGGTCTTGGGGTCCATCATCGGAGGCGTGCTGGGACTGGTCATCCTCGTGGTGGTGCTAGCCTATCTCATCAGGTATTGCTGGCTAAGGAGGCAGGCAACGCTTCAGAGACAACTCAG TGCTATGGAGAAAGGCAAACTGCAGCGGTCAGCCAAGGATTCGTCAAAACGAGGCCGCCAG CCCCCCGTCCTGTACGCCATGCTGGACCATAGCCGGAGCACCAAGTCAGCCAGCGAGAAGAAATCCAAGGGCCTCCTGGGCGAGTCCCGCAAAGACAAGAAATAGCGGTTAGCAGGCAGGGAAGGTACCCCCAAGGCGGGCGCCGAGTCCCCCCGCAGTTCAAAGGTCGTCATGACCATCGAGATGGAACTGAGGGGGGACGAGGCTGAGGCCGCAGGCCTCAAACCTGCCGTCAAGTCCCCCAGCAAGAACAGCCTCAAAAACGCCCTGATGAACATCATCAAGATGGACTCAGAAAAGTGA